The window TGCAACTTCTCATTGACCTCTTCCAGCTCATTGATGGTAAGAATATTCTTTCCTTTGCCGTTTTTTCGCGCCGCCCGGGCCAATTCTCCGAAATGCAGAATAGTGCCCGAAGTTCCGATGAAAATATCTGGATTCAGATCCTGAATTTTACGGCTCAAAGGATTGAGTCTGCGACTCAGCCATTTCTGCAAGGACTTGACCTCTTTGGGAGAAGGCGGATCCTGCTTCATGAAGCGTTCCTGAAGACGGATCACGCCGGCTTTCATCGATTCAGCGAAATAGATATGCCGGGCATCCGCTACGATCAGCTCCATGCTTCCGCCGCCGATATCAATGATTAAAGCTCGCTGATCTTTCAAATCGATCACATCGCGAACAGCCAGTGTGATCATTCGCGCTTCTTCTTTGCCGGAAAGTAAACGGATCTCGATACCTGTTTCTTTCTTGACCAGCTCCATAAATTCCCGCCCATTCTGCGCCTCCCGCACAGCACTGGTGGCAGTTGTGATGATTTCATCCACGTGATGCGTGTCCGCAATGGACTTGAACGCTTTCAGAGCCGCGAGCCCGCGATCAATATTTTCTTGAGGTAAACGTCTTTTTAGAAGGCTCCCTTTCCCCAGAAAGACCATTTCTTTCTCACGATCGATGATTTCAAAAATCCTGTGCTGTTCCACGCGCACAATCACCATATGAATGGAGTTGGTTCCGATATCAATTGCTGCTAATTTCATAGTATTATCGTATCATAACGATTTTTTTTCCCGCGGCCATCTCTGAGGAAAGAGCTCGACTAACTCTGTTGAATACGAGTTAATGCAGCATTGAGATCCTGTTCGATCGGCAAAATCTCATGCACGCAGGCCATCTCCAGAACCTTCCTTACGTTGGGTTGAGGATTCAAAAGGATCATGGGAACACCATGCGTTTTCAGGGCTTTGGCGCCCGAGATCAGCATTCCGATACCAATCGATGTAATGAGTGTGACATCGGACAGGTCAATGATCACGGGTTTTCTTTGAGTCGCGGTAAAAACTGTAAATTTCAGGTGGACTTCCTGAACGCCCGGTATGTCGAGGCGTCCGGAAAGATAGACGCATCCGATATCGGGGGCTATCCATTCATGTCTTACTTCTAAGAATTTCATCTCCATACAACATAGTACTCGGGCTTTGCATCTGAAAGGTTACGCCCAGTAAAATTCTAGAAAACAGATGTGTAAATTCTCGAGAAGTCAGGAGATTTTCTGGCCAACCGGTTCCTC of the bacterium genome contains:
- a CDS encoding STAS domain-containing protein, yielding MKFLEVRHEWIAPDIGCVYLSGRLDIPGVQEVHLKFTVFTATQRKPVIIDLSDVTLITSIGIGMLISGAKALKTHGVPMILLNPQPNVRKVLEMACVHEILPIEQDLNAALTRIQQS